A window of the Cystobacter fuscus genome harbors these coding sequences:
- a CDS encoding amidohydrolase family protein, translated as MAREYRVPRASFDPFGRCLLKSHALLFSLLTAPLLASAAPAKTSPGAVVLRGARLIDGQGGAPIEDSVVVIQDGRILAVGPASSTTVPAKARVVDYQGKTLIPGLISNHSHVGQVQDANMGAGNYTRANISRQLRQYEAYGITTVLALGLNGPLLQQLRTQQHAGRGPGADLFGADRGIGVPQGAPPTLGGRPVGEDQLARPETAEQARQAVRDMVARKTDVVKLWLDDFGGSLSAKMKPDIYQAVIDEAHQRGVRVAAHIHDLEDAKMIVRAGADIVAHGVRDQPVDAELIQLMKERSVWYVPTLSLDEATFIYAERPEWMAEPFFQRAVQPALRARFADPAWVEKTRAEPKSEKARKDVAMNQRNLKALYDAGVRIGFGTDSGATPLRIPGVAEHRELALMTEAGLTPLQALTLATREAATLLALEDRGVLAPGKQADLVVLDGDPSTDISRTKTIHAVWHRGKQVSGTVDTFKP; from the coding sequence ATGGCGCGGGAGTATAGGGTGCCGCGCGCTTCGTTCGACCCCTTTGGGAGGTGCCTTCTGAAATCACACGCCCTGCTCTTCTCGCTCCTGACCGCCCCGCTCCTGGCGTCCGCCGCGCCCGCGAAGACCTCTCCGGGCGCCGTCGTCCTGCGCGGCGCGCGGCTCATCGACGGCCAGGGAGGTGCCCCCATCGAGGACTCCGTGGTCGTCATCCAGGACGGGCGCATCCTCGCGGTGGGTCCGGCCTCGAGCACGACGGTGCCGGCCAAGGCCCGCGTGGTGGACTATCAGGGAAAGACACTCATCCCGGGATTGATTTCCAATCACTCACATGTGGGTCAGGTCCAGGATGCCAACATGGGTGCTGGGAACTACACCCGCGCCAACATCTCGCGGCAGCTCCGCCAGTACGAGGCCTATGGCATCACCACGGTGCTGGCGCTCGGGCTGAATGGTCCCCTGTTGCAACAACTGCGCACGCAGCAGCACGCGGGCCGCGGGCCCGGCGCCGACCTCTTCGGGGCGGACCGGGGCATTGGCGTGCCCCAGGGCGCGCCGCCGACCCTGGGTGGTCGCCCGGTGGGCGAGGATCAACTCGCCCGCCCCGAGACGGCGGAGCAGGCGCGCCAGGCCGTGCGTGACATGGTGGCGCGCAAGACGGACGTGGTGAAGCTGTGGCTGGACGACTTCGGCGGCTCGCTGTCCGCGAAGATGAAGCCAGACATCTACCAGGCGGTGATCGACGAGGCTCACCAGCGGGGCGTGCGCGTCGCCGCCCACATCCATGATCTCGAGGACGCCAAGATGATCGTCCGGGCGGGCGCGGACATCGTGGCCCATGGCGTGCGCGACCAGCCCGTGGACGCCGAGCTCATCCAGCTCATGAAGGAGCGCTCGGTCTGGTACGTCCCGACGCTGAGCCTGGACGAGGCGACCTTCATCTACGCCGAGCGTCCCGAGTGGATGGCCGAGCCCTTCTTCCAACGCGCCGTGCAGCCCGCGCTGCGCGCGCGGTTCGCCGACCCGGCCTGGGTGGAGAAGACGCGCGCGGAGCCGAAGTCGGAGAAGGCCCGGAAGGACGTGGCGATGAACCAGCGCAACCTCAAGGCCCTGTACGACGCGGGCGTGCGCATCGGGTTCGGCACGGACTCGGGCGCGACTCCCCTGCGCATCCCCGGCGTCGCGGAGCACCGGGAACTGGCGCTGATGACCGAGGCCGGGCTCACGCCCCTGCAGGCGCTCACGCTCGCCACCCGGGAGGCCGCCACCCTCCTCGCGCTGGAGGATCGGGGCGTCCTCGCCCCCGGCAAGCAGGCGGACCTCGTGGTGTTGGACGGCGACCCGAGCACCGACATCTCCCGGACGAAGACGATCCACGCCGTCTGGCACCGCGGCAAGCAGGTCTCCGGGACGGTGGACACCTTCAAGCCGTGA
- a CDS encoding acyl-CoA thioesterase, with protein sequence MSDAETAKHYRYFLPITTRWMDNDAYGHINNVTYYSYFDTVANHYLIHEGGLDILASPVIGLVVESKCSYHAPLAYPDALRAGLRVDKLGNRSVTYGIGIFKQGEERAAAHGYFVHVFVDRHTRKAVAIPERLRTALERLLPA encoded by the coding sequence GTGTCCGATGCCGAGACCGCCAAGCACTACCGTTACTTCCTGCCCATCACCACGCGGTGGATGGACAACGACGCCTACGGCCACATCAACAACGTCACCTACTACAGCTACTTCGACACGGTGGCCAATCACTACCTCATCCACGAGGGAGGGCTGGACATCCTCGCGAGCCCCGTCATCGGCCTGGTGGTGGAGTCCAAGTGCTCCTACCACGCGCCGCTCGCCTATCCGGATGCGCTCCGGGCGGGGCTGCGCGTGGACAAGCTGGGCAACCGCTCGGTGACGTATGGCATTGGCATCTTCAAGCAGGGCGAGGAGCGGGCCGCCGCCCACGGCTACTTCGTGCACGTCTTCGTGGACCGGCACACCCGCAAGGCCGTCGCCATTCCCGAGCGCCTGCGCACGGCGCTCGAGCGGCTCCTGCCGGCGTGA